The sequence below is a genomic window from Pleurocapsa sp. PCC 7327.
ACAAGTTTCTCTTGGGCGCTCCAGAGCAACTCGTAGACATCATGCTCAACGACGGGCTGATGGATGGCGTGACTAGAGAGGGAATGGGAGATCAAACCGAACGGATAGCCGAAGAGCATGGCTTCAGTCGCAAAGATGTCGATGAAATCGCCTTCTATTCGCAAAAACGTGCCGCAGAAGCAACAGAACGAGGAAGTTTCAAAAACGAGATCGTCCCGATTGAGATCGAAACGAAAAAAGGCACCCAAGTAGTCGATGCAGACGAGGGGATCCGTGCCGATACAAGCTTAGAAACTCTGGGCAAGCTCCGTCCCGCCTTTAGAAAGGATGGCATCCTTACGGCAGGCAATAGCAGTCAGATCTCTGATGGAGCAGCCGCTCTCATTTTAGCCAGTCAGTCAGCCATAGACCAATACGGACTGAAGCCGATCGCTAAATTTCTGGGAGGAGCTTGGGCAGGCGGTCCGACTTGGCGCTTTACAGAAGTTCCAGTGACGGCAGTGAAGAAGCTCCTAGATAAGCTCGGCAAGCAGCTCTCGGATTTTGAGCTGGTTGAGAATAACGAGGCATTTGCCGTCAACAGTTTACTGTTTAATAAAGTGCTGGGAATTCCTCTCGACAAGCTGAATGTCAATGGAGGCGCGATCGCGCTGGGACACCCCATCGGTGCTTCTGGCGCGCGGATTGTCGTCACCTTGCTCAACGCTCTCAAAGAGCAGGATAAAACTCTCGGTTTGGCAGCCCTCTGTCACGGGACGGGCGGCGGAACAGCGGTCGCGATCGAACGGGTGTAGTCATTTGCCATCGGTCATCGGTCATTAGTCACCAGTCATCGCTCGCTGATGACTGGTGACAAAGGTAAATACAAATACCTTCCGTTCCGCCAATGACAAAGGACAAATGACAAAGGACAAAGGCGAAGCCGAGGCAGGTTCCCTGCGTCCAGGGGAACGTCGGACAAATGACAAAGGAGGAATTATGGTATCTCTGGGATTGGAAGATAAAGTTGTGGTTGTCACGGGCGGTAATCGCGGGATTGGCGCTGCCATTGTCAAGTTGCTGCAAGAATTGGGAGCCAAGGTAGCCTACACCGATATCGCGATCGACGGCGGTCCTAGCGGCGTATTAGCCATTAAAGCTGATGTGACCAAGCTGGAGTCGATGGAAGCGGCAGCAAAACAGATCGAAGAAAAGCTTGGACCCGTTTACGGGATCGTTGCCAACGCGGGGATTACCAAAGATAACTTTTTTGCCAAATTGACCCCTGAAGATTGGGATGCAGTAATTAACGTCAATTTAAAAGGCGTTGCTTACACGATCAAGCCCTTTATCGCCGGAATGTACGAACGGGGAGAAGGGTCTATTGTTGGCATTAGTTCGATTTCGGGCGAGAGGGGCAACCTCGGTCAGACTAATTACTCTGCAACTAAAGCCGGTGTCATTGGTATGATGAAATCTCTCGCCAGGGAAGGCGCTCGCTATAAAGTGCGAGCCAACGCTGTAGCACCGGGATTTATCGACACGGAAATGACTTTGGCAATGCCTGAAAAAGTCAGAGATAAAATTACTGCCGAAATTCCTCTCGGTCGCTTTGGCAAGCCTGAAGAGGTCGCTTGGGCAGTGGCATTTCTACTTTCTCCAGTTACCAGCAGCTTTGTGACCGGAGAAGTGCTGCGCGTCAACGGTGCCCATCATACTTAATTAAGAGCAATAAGAAAATGGAAGGAGTCAAGGAGATCCACAAAGAAGAGGTATGCA
It includes:
- the phaA gene encoding acetyl-CoA acetyltransferase PhaA; translated protein: MSEVYIVSAVRTPIGRFGGALVDFSPADLGGHAMKAALERAGIPGTALDLYIMGNVLRAGHGQALARQAAFKAGIPEAINGYAVDMVCSSAMMSLMNGATAIRAGEANLVLAGGMESMSQAGFYLSHRARWGYKFLLGAPEQLVDIMLNDGLMDGVTREGMGDQTERIAEEHGFSRKDVDEIAFYSQKRAAEATERGSFKNEIVPIEIETKKGTQVVDADEGIRADTSLETLGKLRPAFRKDGILTAGNSSQISDGAAALILASQSAIDQYGLKPIAKFLGGAWAGGPTWRFTEVPVTAVKKLLDKLGKQLSDFELVENNEAFAVNSLLFNKVLGIPLDKLNVNGGAIALGHPIGASGARIVVTLLNALKEQDKTLGLAALCHGTGGGTAVAIERV
- the phaB gene encoding acetoacetyl-CoA reductase PhaB, whose product is MVSLGLEDKVVVVTGGNRGIGAAIVKLLQELGAKVAYTDIAIDGGPSGVLAIKADVTKLESMEAAAKQIEEKLGPVYGIVANAGITKDNFFAKLTPEDWDAVINVNLKGVAYTIKPFIAGMYERGEGSIVGISSISGERGNLGQTNYSATKAGVIGMMKSLAREGARYKVRANAVAPGFIDTEMTLAMPEKVRDKITAEIPLGRFGKPEEVAWAVAFLLSPVTSSFVTGEVLRVNGAHHT